Proteins encoded within one genomic window of Synechococcus sp. PCC 7335:
- a CDS encoding ribonuclease H-like domain-containing protein: MENFEVCDYDLTPQLLERYIQADAIAVDTETMGLNPLRDRLCLIQLCDPGGYVCAIRTERGQSSAPNLKQLLEEKNITKIFHFARFDLATLQHHLGIVTAPVFCTKIASKIARTYSPSHGLKSLVKELIGIELDKSQQSSDWGNAAALSDEQLSYAANDVRYLYVLQNKLTEMLKREGRWTLAKQCLDCLPVFVELDLRQFGSVFEH, translated from the coding sequence GTGGAGAATTTCGAGGTGTGCGATTACGATTTGACCCCACAGTTACTAGAGCGATACATCCAAGCTGATGCGATCGCAGTAGATACTGAAACCATGGGGCTAAATCCCTTGCGCGATCGCCTGTGTCTAATCCAGCTCTGCGATCCCGGTGGTTACGTCTGCGCTATCCGTACAGAACGAGGTCAAAGCTCGGCTCCAAACCTGAAGCAGCTTCTAGAAGAGAAGAATATCACCAAAATCTTTCACTTTGCCCGGTTTGATCTTGCCACCTTGCAACATCATCTGGGCATTGTGACAGCACCCGTATTCTGTACTAAGATTGCCAGTAAAATTGCGCGTACCTACAGCCCTAGTCATGGACTAAAGTCTTTAGTCAAGGAGCTAATTGGTATTGAGCTAGATAAGTCGCAGCAAAGCTCTGATTGGGGTAATGCGGCGGCTCTTAGCGATGAGCAGCTCAGCTATGCGGCAAATGATGTTCGCTACCTATACGTGCTACAGAACAAGCTAACGGAGATGTTGAAAAGAGAGGGACGATGGACCCTAGCGAAACAGTGTTTAGACTGTTTACCTGTTTTTGTAGAATTAGACTTGAGGCAGTTTGGCAGTGTCTTTGAGCACTAG